A portion of the Betta splendens chromosome 2, fBetSpl5.4, whole genome shotgun sequence genome contains these proteins:
- the LOC129603777 gene encoding mucin-2-like has product MGFTSNLLILSQAILLVTVPATGESSTETPTTAGTTTTSETTTTSPETTTTTAGTTTTTAGTTTTSPGTTTTSAGTTTTSPETTTTTAGTTTTSAGTTTTSPETTTTTAAGTTTTTPETTTTSPETTTTAVTTTTSPETTTTTAGTTTTSAGTTTTSPGTTTTSPETTTASAGTTTTTAGTTTTSPETTTTTPETTTTTAVTTTTSPQTTTTSPETTTTTAGMTTTSAVTTTTSPGTTTTSPETTTTTAVTTTTSPETTTASAGTTTTTAGTTTSTPETTTTTAAGTTTTTPETTTTSPETTTTTTAVTTTTSPETTTTSPETTTTTAGMTTTSAGTTTTSPGTTTTSPETTTTSPETTTTSPETTTTTAGTTTTSAGTTTTSPETTTTTAAGTTTTTPETTTTSPETTTTAVTTTTSPETTTTTAGTTTTSAVTTTTSPGTTTTSPETTTASAGTTTTTAGTTTTSPETTTTTPETTTTTAVTTTTSPQTTTTSPETTTTTAGMTTTSAGTTTTSPGTTTTSPETTTTTAVTTTTSPETTTASAGTTTTTAGTTTSTPETTTTTAAGTTTTTPETTTTSPETTTTTTAVTTTTSPETTTTSPETTTTTAGMTTTSAGTTTTSPGTTTTSPETTTTSPETTTTSAGTTTTTAGTTTTSPETTTTTTTAGTTTTTTAGTTTTGAGTTTTATGTTTTNAGTTTTAAGTTTTAAGTTTTAAGTTTTAAGTTTTTTAVTTTTGAGTTATAAGTTTTGAGTTTTSAGTTTTAAGTTTTGAGTTTTAAGTKTTAAGTTTTGAETTTTAAGTTTTAAGTTTTAAGTTTTAAGTTTTAAGTTTTAVGTTTTGAGTTTTAAGTTTTAEGTTTTGAETTTTGAVTTPTGAVTTPTGAETTTTAAGTTTTAAGTTTTAAGTTTTAAGTTPTGAETTTTAAGTTTTGAGTTATGAGTTTTGSETTTTAAGTTTTGAGTTATGAGTTTTGAGTTTTGAGTTTTAAGTTTTAAGTTTTAAGTTTTAAGTTTTAAGTTATGAGTTTTGAGTTATGSGTTTTGAGTTTTGAGTTTTAAGTTTTAPGTIATTAQPLTSNNFTFKTDEIFTSDLLNSSSPGYKARSKKVNNTFDPFFRAKFPQSYHGLNVTGYGKGSIINNVTAFFLSTNAPSDDQIQTFLIDIAKNITDFNITAIFFNGTQVSSGVSYQTSLVTASFMMLLSWLLSNQQ; this is encoded by the exons ATGGGGTTTACATCAAATTTGCTGATACTTTCAC AGGCCATATTGCTTGTTACTGTACCAGCTACTGGGGAATCGTCTACAGAAACCCCAACTACTGCTGGAACCACAACAACctctgaaacaacaacaacttctcctgaaacgacaacaactactgctggaacaacaacaactactgctggaacaacaacaacgtctcctggaacaacaacaacgtctgctggaacaacaacaacgtctccTGAAACGACAACAACTACcgctggaacaacaacaacgtctgCTGGAACGACAACAAcgtctcctgaaacaacaacaactactgctgctggaacaacaacgactactcctgaaacaacaacaacttctcctgaaacaacaactactgctgtaacaacaacaacttctcctGAAACGACAACAACTACTGCTGGAACGACAACAACGtctgctggaacaacaacaacgtctcctggaacaacaacaacgtctcctgaaacaacaacagcgtctgctggaacaacaacaactactgctggaacaacaacaacttctcctgaaacaacaacaactactcctgaaacaacaacaactactgctgtaacaacaacaacttctcctcaaacaacaacaacttctcctgaaacaacaacaactactgctggaatgacaacaacatctgctgtaacaacaacaacgtctcctggaacaacaacaacgtctcctgaaacaacaacaactactgctgtaacaacaacaacttctcctgaaacgacaacagcgtctgctggaacaacaacaactactgctggaacaacaacaagtactcctgaaacaacaacaactactgctgctggaacaacaacgactactcctgaaacaacaacaacttctcctgaaacaacaacaacaactactgctgtaacaacaacaacttctcctgaaacaacaacaacttctcctgaaacaacaacaactactgctggaatgacaacaacatctgctggaacaacaacaacgtctcctggaacaacaacaacgtctcctgaaacaacaacaacgtctcctgaaacaacaacaacgtctccTGAAACGACAACAACTACcgctggaacaacaacaacgtctgCTGGAACGACAACAAcgtctcctgaaacaacaacaactactgctgctggaacaacaacgactactcctgaaacaacaacaacttctcctgaaacaacaactactgctgtaacaacaacaacttctcctGAAACGACAACAACTACTGCTGGAACGACAACAACGTctgctgtaacaacaacaacgtctcctggaacaacaacaacgtctcctgaaacaacaacagcgtctgctggaacaacaacaactactgctggaacaacaacaacttctcctgaaacaacaacaactactcctgaaacaacaacaactactgctgtaacaacaacaacttctcctcaaacaacaacaacttctcctgaaacaacaacaactactgctggaatgacaacaacatctgctggaacaacaacaacgtctcctggaacaacaacaacgtctcctgaaacaacaacaactactgctgtaacaacaacaacttctcctgaaacgacaacagcgtctgctggaacaacaacaactactgctggaacaacaacaagtactcctgaaacaacaacaactactgctgctggaacaacaacgactactcctgaaacaacaacaacttctcctgaaacaacaacaacaactactgctgtaacaacaacaacttctcctgaaacaacaacaacttctcctgaaacaacaacaactactgctggaatgacaacaacatctgctggaacaacaacaacgtctcctggaacaacaacaacgtctcctgaaacaacaacaacgtctcctgaaacaacaacaacgtctgctggaacaacaacgacaactgctggaacaacaacaacttcacctgaaacaacaacaacaactacaaccgCAGGgaccacaacaactacaacggcaggaaccacaacaaccgGTGCAGGAACTACAACAACTGCaacaggaaccacaacaaccaatgcaggaaccacaacaactgctgcaggaactacaacaactgctgcaggaaCTACAACAACTGCGgcaggaacaacaacaactgcagcaggaacaacaacaactacaacggCAGTAACCACAACAACCGGTGCAGGAACCACAgcaactgcagcaggaaccacaacaaccgGTGCAGGGACCACAACAACTTCTGCAGGAACTAcaacaactgcagcaggaaccacaacaaccggtgcaggaaccacaacaactgctgcaggaaccaaaacaactgctgcaggaaccacaacaaccgGTGCagaaaccacaacaactgctgcaggaaccacaacaactgctgcaggaaccacaacaactgctgcaggaaccacaacaactgctgcaggaaccacaacaactgctgcaggtaccacaacaactgcagtaggaaccacaacaaccggtgcaggaaccacaacaactgctgcaggaaccacaacaactgcagaAGGAACTACAACAACTGGTGCAGAAACCACAACAACTGGGGCAGTAACCACACCAACTGGGGCAGTAACCACACCAACTGGTGCagaaaccacaacaactgcggcaggaaccacaacaactgcagcaggaaccacaacaactgcagcaggaaccacaacaactgctgcaggaaccacaCCAACCGGTGCagaaaccacaacaactgcggcaggaaccacaacaactggGGCAGGAACCACAGCAACTGGggcaggaaccacaacaactggttcagaaaccacaacaactgcggcaggaaccacaacaaccgGTGCAGGAACCACAGCAACTGGggcaggaaccacaacaactggggcaggaaccacaacaaccggtgcaggaaccacaacaactgctgcaggaaccacaacaactgcagcaggaaccacaacaactgcagcaggaaccacaacaactgcagcaggaaccacaacaactgcagcaggaaccacaGCAACTGgtgcaggaaccacaacaaccgGTGCAGGAACCACAGCAACCGGttcaggaaccacaacaaccggtgcaggaaccacaacaaccggtgcaggaaccacaacaactgcagcaggaaccacaacaactgctccAGGAACAATAGCTACTACTGCTCAGCCACTCACTTCCAATAATTTCACTTTTAAAACCGATGAGATTTTTACCTCCGACTTACTGAATTCATCATCTCCAGGATATAAAGCTCGATCCAAAAAAGTGAACAACACT tttgACCCTTTCTTCAGAGCGAAATTTCCCCAATCATATCATGGTCTGAATGTGACTGGATACGG AAAAGGATCCATAATCAACAATGTGACGGCGTTTTTCTTGTCTACAAATGCTCCCAGTGATGATCAAATTCAAACCTTTCTGATTGATATAGCTAAAAACATCACAGACTTTAACATCACTGCAATTTTCTTCAATGGCACCC AAGTATCAAGTGGAGTAAGCTACCAGACCAGTCTCGTCACTGCATCCTTCATGATGCTGCTGTCATGGTTGCTATCAAACCAGCAATAG